In Cryptomeria japonica chromosome 5, Sugi_1.0, whole genome shotgun sequence, the genomic window TAtgaccatttttttattttttttgaagtgtggcacctttttggtaccacaacttcgtgcatataccctttgatgatatattataatataataatcaaGCAATAAATTTAACAACCAATTCTAAAGAAAATAAATAGAGAATCAAAACACGGGGATAGATAAAAATGAAACTACTTCGGAATGATAATGTGTTAATGTGATCTTTTGTTATTGGTTTGTGGATTTGTTGTGACAATTaactcaaaataaataaataaatataatgcaAATTAAATATAtgatagtgttggcattataatagacaagtagagattgttggcatttcaataaggatattgagaaggttgttgatgattatggatataactgattaaggatgattactgtcttaatattattattttgtcattgatgtcaagaaattgattttctaattcagtatgatgttgccatatcttgagaagtatgatttgatgagtataaagatgtcggtaaaagacacagaaagaatatgatgaataaggggagaaataagttattcaatgggaaactattaccgagttagacaatgatgagattatgatgtttagattgttttgatatcatacatatgttattgattgtaaggttaatactatactatgttatcgagcaaagaacctagtcggtaaaccctgtggaacctagtcgttaaaccctaaggttatcgctatcggttaatgaaggcgaaatgtctatcgagtgaagtttagtatttaccgagttgcaaccgagtaataacagaatgcattgaataaataaaagcattatttaatgaaggaagttgatgagctagccatgattaaatgattggtatgtcgtgaatgaagtttgttaaagaatctatggcaaaggaaaatcgacaagaagatctacagctcagattgaactgcaataccctagcacaagttccaagaaatatatataagttccaaggcggggtaaaacgttttcagatcggcgaatacattgaacctggacaaagtttgaagatctgatggctatgattgatcatgggaaatgtgatcaaggagattaagcagttagctattatttataaataaggaactgttgataaacaatgtatgcgagcaagtgtatgcatagggatgctacatagtgattactgagcatagaagcttgaagacctgttttgaataacaaagtatagagcccagcagatggacaagattagttttatgtctatattgtattgagaaaataagaatctgctttagcattttagatgtgaagttgcagatagatttttattactgttattttgtgaagtgacagaaaatctcttaaccgagtggacttaacagtcttatttgtaaaaccctctagcaaggtgacattttgattgagtgtttgaaatcctttaacaaggtcacttctaacaaggtgaagatcctaacagatctaagggaaatcccttaaccgggtcacatctagcaatgtgtttgtaatctttaataggattttgttttaaccgagcatactctagaagagtatatttcttagtgggtccgaaatcccacagtggtttttctctatttgggtttccacgttaaatctggtgttatgagtgttatgatgtttatatgcttgtgagtttacatgtttagcagttttggctaTATTACTAAAGTaaaggttactgaggttgaatctgatgtttttatggaagattaagtttgtatgaatcaccccccccactctcatctggaagattaagtttgtatgattcaccccccccccccccccttctcatctggaagattaagtttgtatgattcaccccccccctctcatcttattagcttggcatctatacttacattaagtatcagaactatcagatagTGATGACAAATTATGGTGaaaaccaaagaaacgggactcggcaaggccgactcgggactcggcgtcagactcgactggactcgggaaagtaaaaaactcaagaaatttagagatttttaaagatttaaaacttgtttcaggcaccctttattgaatacaccttaaagacacaataacatcatcaaacttggctcatttgattacatacacaagtatacatcaatcacataagcataatcacaaattgtagttgaaggaaataacaaacatagatatataaatattgtcaaatgtatgtacaatattacaaaactcatggaataaaaaatccatgtcatcatatgatcatcatcaaatgtttcatacaaataccaaaggtaaatacaactacaagcctatggctcagaggagcttgCACCCTCCGGCCCCGACCCCCTgtgaaggcatctaaggtaggtcgtggatgatttgatagccatagccgctccccgtgacaccatgccatgctcaccaacatcaggaacatctatgtcactatctgcctctgaatctcctgtttgTGCtcatgctctctgctcctcctccaccatggctacagtctcatcctctatatctacctggtcgatccaatcagtgttagATTTGAAGCTTAAATTTTTCCTACTTCTATCactgcagtttccccccatatttttcgacgggggtttggggtcAAGGTggggtaaccctaatttttctcattctcaagcgaaggttgtagtgaacaaagacgataccattcatttaaaaaaaactttttaaaacgtattttttttgtcattttactaacccagctagtagccgagtttggggctcgggactcgccgagtttggcgagtttgagccaaactcgccaactcggcgagtcccaGACTCAGACGAGTCTGAATCCGAGTCCTAGAGACTCGGCGAGCATGACTCGAACTCGAACTTGCCGAGTTTAGGCGAGTTCGGGCAAGTCCCGTTTctactgaaaactacattttttaatGAGGTAATGTTGTATGAGCTAGTCTTGGACTAAATCACAACATGAGGACTTAGCCTTCTGCCATAACATGCCATAACACTAATGTATTCTTTGAGATTGGTATACCTATATATTTTGACTTGTAATTTAAAATGACTTGTGCAAAAAAGTATCATAGTGCTTGCTTTGGGCTGAGAGGAAAAAAACCTCGGCTTGTTGCAATTGCAAGTCAAGCCCTTAGAAGCTTGTTGTACAATTTCCTAGACACACAAGGAATGCAGGAAGAAGATACTAGGTAATGATGTACAAAGATGAGACTTTAAAGTTCTCTATAATCAAATAGTATTTTTGTGTTGTGATTTCCTATTTGTAGATGATTCCCAAATGTCTTATTGATGACCTAGGTCTATCTATAAATGATTGTTCTTAGTCATTTAATAAACTCAATCTTTTTGAATTTATAAATTGACGAAATGCAACTTATCTTCataaaagatagatttaaagtGAGATAGATACATTTTGAATAATATACTTTAGGTCATGTTACACGAATCAATCTATTAACCTAAAATTGTGAACTAATCCTCACTAACATAAtgtataaaaaaaatgaaaaattaaaataaacatttaattataaatttataatatatatgaaaaataatataatataaaaaaatgataGAAGCTTTTTAagctattgaaaaaaaaattgtcaaataattatataatagtatatatttatataccATTATTTTGACCTAAAACATATAAAGACCAACTTACAATATTTTTTGAAACATTTGAAAAAAATGTGTATCACATATTTGttcattttttgaatattttgttcTAATTTATAAAAATCAATATAGGCCTATACCACAGAGTATTACAAAACCACATAAAAGTACCACCTAGAATGCATGAGGAGGGTTCACTAACAAAAAAAAACCACTAACACAGACTAAACTTGAGACAAAGCCAATAATAAAAACTACTAACATAGCAAAACCATCCAAACTAACCAACTTCTAAAGGCACAAAGAGATGGCCTATCTTGATCAAATACAAACAAATATTACGATAATATGCAACTTATATTGACCATAAGATTAAATTTTTGTTATATAACATAATTTGGACACAAATCATATAGAGACCAATATCGATTAATTTCATCCAAAAATTGAAACATCTCATTGCACCAAAATTCACCGTAAGAAATATGTTCACCTCGACAAAGGATATCATTGTAGCGCTTTTCCCATGTCTCAGTTTCTGTGGTAGATAATGTTACTGTTTGCACCTGACTCTTTGTTTTGATAAAGTTTTCCTCCTCTGCCATAACAAGTTGAACATTTGAACATCCATACACTCTTATCTTCTCCACACTCTTCAAATCCCAATAACACTCTGGTATCCTCTGCAATGCCTCACACTTCATTATTGTCAATGTTTTGAGTGAAGGCAGTGCTCCTTTCACTATAGGCAGCTGTTCTATCTTTTGCATCTCCACCACTGAAAATACCTCTAGCTTGGGAAAAGCTCCTTCCTTGCCAAACTCCTCTGGCAACTTCTATGTTGCGACAGGCAATAATCTGTAAATGCTTCAAATTCTCAAGCTTCTACAACGGAGGTAGTTGTTTCAACTTGCCACAGTTGAACAAGGAGATGTAGCCCAAATTTTGAAATTCACAAAATGAATCTTCTATTTGGAGTAAGTGAGGACATACTAACCAGAGTTTCCTCAATTTTGATATGGCTTCATGTCACTGGGTAGCTTTTCCGTATCTGTCAGATCTAAATAAAGAGAATCCATCTGCTTCATGCTTCCGAGCATTCCTTCTCGAATTATTTCACCATTATTTGTAAGCCCtaaccttttgagttggtttaggGTGCCCAAATCATTAAGTGAAAGCCGACCTCTCCTGCACTTATTCCACCCTATATTTCGAGAACCGCCTGTGTTCAGGTACTTCAGAGACCTAAGGTTTGAGATCCCATAAGGGATGCACTGAAGGTTTTGACAAGAAGGAACATTCAGAAGTTGTAGGGAAGTCAACTTAGAAATGCTGTATGGGAGTTCTGTAATATCAGATCGATAAAGATCTAATATTTGAAGCTTTCTGAGGGTACCGACAGAGTAGGGTAGTTTCTTGATTGGCACAGAGCATAATATGAGGGAAACTAAATGCTTCAAACATCCCACGTTCTTTGGCAAAGACTGGAGGGCAGTCCGTGACAAATCCAGGACCCTGAGAGTGGTCATACTACTAATTACTtcctttggaatttccttcaaaGTAGTATTACCAGCCAGTAACAAGGAGCGGATATAGGGAGCTCCGAATGCCTTTGGAACCTTAGTCAAATTGTTGTCCCTTAATGAAATTCTGATGTGTCCCCCACAGTCATCAGCGGGAAACTCTCCTAAACCTTTGTGTGCCTGAAACAAGCATTtctcttcctttttagcaatttggTGTGCTAAGAAATGGTGCAATACGTTATGTACCCTGAAATTGATCACCTTTCTATCCTGATCCTTATAGATTGGTTCAATAAGGCATCGGTCTGCAAACAGTTTGATGTATATCTCCCCAATTTGTAGAGGATCCGGCCCGACCACTAACCCTTCTCCAATCCAGTACTTAATAGCAATTCCAGTATGAATGACTTCGCCTTCGTAGAAAGCGGCGAGGCAGAGGAAGCACAACTGCAAGGAAACGCCATAGCCTGGTAAATTGGCCAAAGCATTGTAGCTTAATCTCAACCTGCTTGAAAGCGAGTGTGTAACATCGTTCTGCAACCTCTGGAGTGCGAATTCCCATTCATTTGACTCAGAGATGCCTGCCATTGCCTGCCCGACTACTTTGATGGCTAATGGAAGCCCTCCGCACTCCCTGCAAACGCGCCTCGCTATTTCTTGATCAATGCTCATGGGCAAAATTCCATCGCTGTGTGGAAAAGCATGGAAAGAAAACAATCTCCAGCTGTCATCCTCAGTCAAGTCTTGCATTTGGATGATTGATGGAGTCGGAACACCCAACTGCGAGAGCACACTCCTACTTCTGGAAGTGGCAATGATGATGTTTGAGTTGTGGAGTGGAGAATGAGTAACACACAGCTCCTCTAACAATGATGTTGCGCTTGTTTCCCAAACATCATCTAAAAACAGAGCAAACTTGTGTTTTCTCATGCTTTCATTCAACCAAGTTTTCACATGGTCTTCATGTGTACTGTCCGGTCTTTGATTTGCTTTAAGAGCTATTTGTTTGACAAGCTCCTTTCTGAGAGCACTGGAAGATGGATTTTGCGAAACAGTAAGCCAAAGCATCAAGTCATTGCAAAAGAGACTCTGTACCTTGTCACAGTTAAAGACTCGTTTGAGCAGTAGCGTCTTACCGGCCCCGCCTTTCCCCACAAGGCCGAAACGAGACACGTTTTTGTGCTGCTCTGAATCGATTAGCTCCTTCATTCTGATTGATGAAGAATCTTGTCCGACAATGATTGCCTCCTCAATATACTTCGTGTTTGGGGCAGCTGAAGAATTAGATGAAAAGAGATCTCCAAATGTGCCGGTAAGTGCTGAAGTATGCAGATTAAGAGAATCCGTTCTTTCTTTAATCTGCTCAAGCACTTGCCGATTTGTCACATGCTGCTGTAGTTGATGCAGAAAAGCAATGGAAGGCGTTGAAGTTAAATGCTTTTCCACATTTTCAATGAGTCGCCTAATCTTTCTGCTCGTTCTGTAACGAGGAAAGAGATGCCAGTATGATTGTACGTTGCAGTGCTGGGCCAAATCAGATGCTTCATCCAGAAGAGCATTCAATTCGTTCAACCAACTGTTGACCGCGAAGGGCAAAGGAGGGTCAGAGGATATACTCACTCTGCCAGAGTTCAAAGCTTTTCTACATCGTTGCATTTCCATGTTCATTACTTGAATTTTGAGAAGCAGGGCTTTGAGAGCGTCCAACTCTTTCTTGCATCTGATGGCAACATTAATGTATTGAATAACCTGACTTGCAGCCAAATGAATGGTGTAACCAATCATTCCAGGTATGAAGCCAGGATCACCCATTTTGGGGGCACCTTAGACAGAAAATTGAAATTCCAATGAAAGTTTGTTTCTCAGGGAAGGCAAGGGGAATACAACCAATAGCAGCTAAAGCTCTTGCCAGAGAAGCAGAGTAATCTGCTGGTTCGTCTGAAAAGCAAACGCTAGGAAAGAGTAGAAAGATCTTACAAATAACTTACAGAAACAACTCAGTTTAACCAGGCGGATCATCACTCAACATCTACTCATGGTTCGAAGTCTATGAAAAAGAGATTTGATGTCACAGAGTTCGTCTATAGATTTGACTCCCTTTGCTTATTGAAGATTTTGTTATTGTTTTTTCTGCCACTAAAATGACAGGCACTTAGCTTCTTTGGTCGTCTAGTCGTGAACGAGGGCCAGCCGGCTCTGCCACTAAAATGACTACTGAAAGCCATGCTTGAGGAAATTTCGAAGGGAAGGAAGAATAAAGCTCAGTCCAACTTACGTCACCCTTGCAATTTTCTGCACTTCCCGTCTGTGTTGCAATTGAAAATTTCGAACGGGAGGGAGAATAAAGCTCAGTCCAactcaggcctggaatttgacggccACCCCTGCCTGTCATGAATTTTTTAATGACGGTTTAATAATTTAAATGCCTTTCGTTTTACGTTTTTCAAAAAATGTCAAgtgtcaatttttttaaatttgtgaaTAGTTTATTATAAGTTTTTTATTCAATTGAAGTGAAAAGAAATAATTCcatcaaaaaaatgtaaaaatttaaaaaacaatgataaattagtaatgcactaaaaaaatcttaaatttactcgtaagtttctaaattcaacccaaaaatcttgtttattataaaaatagaaatcattttagatttttttattacaatattttaaaaaagcggaaataattatatcttatcatttcaattgttagaagtttctatattgatatttaagacaatctttaaaaaatattaaaaaataaattgacaaagtttctaaatttatataagaaaaaacatGCTAAACATTCATATAAAAgtaatataaaattagaaacaattatatcttaatcctaccattttaaaatattctaaataaattcatatatttataataaacattgtaaaataatatatatcaatatatatgatctattataatattttacggcttattaataattttaagtgtcatatatacggtttgtgaaaaaaatagcatgtcaatgcatacgttctactaattttttaCGCTGTCAAATACGGTTCAAAAGTGGGAAAACGACCAttttgcctgtcaaattccaggcctggtcCAACTTATTGTCTATCcatcaaattggaaaataattttgttcaatcaaaatcaaactcattgtTTTAATAGGACTCTTCTTATTAAACGTTATTAATGTGGTTTAAGATGAGCTATCTAAACAAGTCAAAGTTTAGAATGTGTCTAATCTCAAAGTATATGAAGAATGATACTTAATATTGATAACAATAAAAATTCAATTTCTTATATTTGACATTTATTTCTTCTACCAAATCTGGTAATTCTTTTATTTGACTCATGCATGGGATGGAAATCTTCTTAgaaaatttaagtttatttattttaataaagtaATTTAGTGTTGGATTTGGTATATAATCAATTGGAAGTTAGTTTTCTCTACGATGGTTTTGGAAAGTTGTAAGGAATGCAATTCTTCATAAGAATTTACACAATTCATTATAAAAATTTCAAATGaactttaataatattattatattattaatccAGAAGCAACACACATTCacggagcttcttaagtctcctttacttttggatgctcctttacttttggattttaagaaaaaccagcaggttgttgactctatccctaaatcccttaataaagatagtttgtcggcgggaccttcgattgaaggatgtggaaatgtctcttcgcataaattggtagaaacaggtcacattaatcttgaaaataatccattgtgtcatagttctgggaaaccaaatgatcacacttcgggttcggtctcactttcgtctttactgaagacattttctaataatgggggtatagtggatggtaatcccccaATGAATGGAGTAGACcacccattgatgatagattgccataagatgccaaataatcacacaaagggtaaggacaataatttgtcttcatgcattcaaaaggaggttttggtttcttcaaagaatgtgaatttagataaaaatgcagtggtcgatatggaaactattaaacaagTACCTACCATaagttttcctaatgatgcttctttagttcaggaaattaagaatttggtgtctaataattcccctttgaatgttgaaattaatatggctaatgaatcttccttagggaatagtaatccgtcagagGTTGTCCCCGTTATTATGCTAGATGAGAATTTGGTTCAAcaagtacatgatatttttaacaatcatgcacatcaaatggatgagggtattactgatagagttgtttgttcaattgagaatgatttggggggtataaactcgacccttccaatttctgcatctgctaatc contains:
- the LOC131043399 gene encoding probable disease resistance protein At4g27220 produces the protein MGDPGFIPGMIGYTIHLAASQVIQYINVAIRCKKELDALKALLLKIQVMNMEMQRCRKALNSGRVSISSDPPLPFAVNSWLNELNALLDEASDLAQHCNVQSYWHLFPRYRTSRKIRRLIENVEKHLTSTPSIAFLHQLQQHVTNRQVLEQIKERTDSLNLHTSALTGTFGDLFSSNSSAAPNTKYIEEAIIVGQDSSSIRMKELIDSEQHKNVSRFGLVGKGGAGKTLLLKRVFNCDKVQSLFCNDLMLWLTVSQNPSSSALRKELVKQIALKANQRPDSTHEDHVKTWLNESMRKHKFALFLDDVWETSATSLLEELCVTHSPLHNSNIIIATSRSRSVLSQLGVPTPSIIQMQDLTEDDSWRLFSFHAFPHSDGILPMSIDQEIARRVCRECGGLPLAIKVVGQAMAGISESNEWEFALQRLQNDVTHSLSSRLRLSYNALANLPGYGVSLQLCFLCLAAFYEGEVIHTGIAIKYWIGEGLVVGPDPLQIGEIYIKLFADRCLIEPIYKDQDRKVINFRVHNVLHHFLAHQIAKKEEKCLFQAHKGLGEFPADDCGGHIRISLRDNNLTKVPKAFGAPYIRSLLLAGNTTLKEIPKEVISSMTTLRVLDLSRTALQSLPKNVGCLKHLVSLILCSVPIKKLPYSVGTLRKLQILDLYRSDITELPYSISKLTSLQLLNVPSCQNLQCIPYGISNLRSLKYLNTGGSRNIGWNKCRRGRLSLNDLGTLNQLKRLGLTNNGEIIREGMLGSMKQMDSLYLDLTDTEKLPSDMKPYQN